Proteins from a genomic interval of Nematostella vectensis chromosome 5, jaNemVect1.1, whole genome shotgun sequence:
- the LOC125563191 gene encoding uncharacterized protein LOC125563191, whose product MALCALGLVTGDSALAGAALGELMKLGGEGNKDLHYEICYLFSRFYTLQGDPRLGLRHIVKAVHRHPDRAELWDQLAAFIVQVCPDDLQAASRCAEGTVKLDPVTDGTNRTLYPASILGSGTLPTTGDPPLDASNLTSRSTYALRASQKALRMYPGHVTNWAVFVCCNCQWYCSRERD is encoded by the exons ATGGCGCTGTGTGCCCTCGGTCTGGTGACGGGAGACTCGGCGCTAGCAGGGGCTGCACTCGGGGAACTGATGAAGCTTGGAGGAGAAG GTAATAAAGACCTGCATTACGAGATCTGCTATCTTTTCTCAAGATTCTACACTCTTCAG GGTGACCCTCGCCTCGGTCTTCGTCATATTGTCAAGGCTGTCCATCG GCACCCGGACCGTGCGGAATTATGGGATCAGCTGGCGGCCTTTATCGTACAAGTCTGTCCTGACGATCTGCAG GCGGCTTCACGCTGTGCAGAGGGTACAGTAAAGCTCGATCCTGTCACTGATGGG ACAAACCGCACTTTATATCCTGCGAGTATCTTGGGTTCAGGCACACTACCCACCACAGGCGACCCGCCCCTCGACGCTTCAAATCTAACATCGCGTTCAACGTACGCTCTGCGTGCTTCCCAGAAGGCTCTGCGCATGTACCCTGGACACGTGACCAACTGGGCTGTTTTTGTCTGCTGTAACTGCCAATGGTATTGCAGTAGAGAGCGTGACTAG
- the LOC116616134 gene encoding dopamine receptor 2-like, whose product MQTNETVEQTCWFIVLDRASVELAYTSYVVNIVLNCLFSPPTILLNIMVILAIYQTPPLHSASNILICSLSFSDLLTGLVTKPFYVAYKFSEISGKFEEFCNAGVKIVALVSSYFLAGTSFYTLTVMSLDRCLALHLGLRYRLIVTQCRVVRLVVILWVLAVFTGFLQLWVEAKLFFVVITALMLMCLVTMILAYSKAYIALRKHYRKMTARQKARNLRENVSNVNTSGMNFVDVSNNALPREDQGGNNKRMMENSGEISSEKKFSQGNPQQVKECNYLNAFQLRSLKNSAETRGKAQEKPDRNLRSSGSARADQIRILKYRKSLKALKYLMTIILLCYVPHTYVYVVIVIKGLNVETRAAKNIVNPIYVGLCFCYLCRTNFKFCS is encoded by the coding sequence ATGCAGACTAACGAAACAGTTGAACAGACTTGCTGGTTCATCGTACTGGATCGCGCGTCCGTAGAACTAGCCTACACCAGCTATGTCGTCAACATTGTCCTCAACTGCCTTTTCTCCCCTCCTACGATCCTCCTGAACATTATGGTCATTCTTGCAATATACCAGACGCCACCTCTTCACTCTGCATCAAACATTCTTATTTGCAGCCTGTCTTTCTCGGATCTCCTCACCGGTCTCGTGACGAAGCCTTTTTACGTGGCGTACAAATTCTCAGAAATCAGTGGCAAATTCGAGGAATTCTGCAACGCAGGGGTGAAAATTGTTGCGCTTGTCTCAAGCTACTTCCTGGCCGGCACATCGTTCTATACTCTTACAGTTATGAGTCTTGACCGATGCCTTGCGTTACACTTAGGACTGCGTTACCGTTTGATTGTCACGCAATGCCGCGTTGTCAGACTGGTGGTGATCCTGTGGGTTCTTGCTGTGTTCACTGGGTTCCTACAGCTGTGGGTAGAAGCAAAGCTGTTTTTCGTGGTGATTACTGCgcttatgttgatgtgccttGTGACTATGATCTTAGCTTATTCCAAGGCTTACATTGCACTGAGAAAGCACTATCGAAAAATGACTGCCCGACAAAAAGCTCGGAACTTACGTGAAAATGTGAGCAACGTCAACACTAGTGGGATGAATTTCGTTGATGTCTCGAATAATGCACTGCCTAGAGAAGACCAGGGAGGAAACAACAAAAGGATGATGGAGAACTCAGGCGAGATTTCAAGCGAGAAAAAATTTAGTCAGGGAAATCCGCAACAGGTAAAAGAATGTAATTATTTAAATGCGTTTCAACTGAGAAGTTTAAAGAACTCAGCAGAGACACGTGGAAAAGCACAAGAGAAACCAGACCGTAATTTACGTAGCAGTGGAAGTGCGCGGGCTGATCAGATACGCATTCTTAAGTATCGCAAGTCTCTCAAAGCCCTCAAATACCTTATGACCATTATACTGCTATGTTACGTCCCTCACACGTACGTCTACGTCGTCATTGTTATCAAAGGTCTCAACGTGGAAACAAGGGCTGCAAAAAACATAGTTAACCCAATATATGTGGgtttatgtttttgttatttatgtcGAACAAACTTTAAGTTTTGTTCGTGA